The sequence below is a genomic window from Barrientosiimonas humi.
CCGCGGCGTCGATCTCGGCGACGAATCGCCTTGCCGCAGAACGGTCTTCGGTGACGATCGACTCGGTGTGCTGACTGCCGTACGTCGTGATGTGCTCGATCGCCGCGTCCAGGCTGGGGACCACGCCCACGCTCATCTCGAGCGCGAGGTGCTCGGCCGCCCAGTCCTCGTCGGTGACGGCGTCGTACGCCGCCCCCGCCTGCTCCGCGAACGTCGCCGTGCGCTCGTCGCCGTGCACCAGCACCCCGGCGCCGCCGAGCTCGGCGAGCACCTTGGGCAGGAACTCCTCGGCGACCGCCTCGTGCACCAGCAGCGACTCGGCGGCGTTGCACACGCTCGGCCGGTGGGTCTTGGAGTTGACCGCGATGGCGCGCGCCATGTCGAGGTCGGCGGCGGCGTCGACGTAGACGTGCACGTTGCCGATCCCGGTCTCGATCACGGGCACCGTGGCCGTCGTGACGACCGTCTGGATCAGGTCGGCCCCGCCGCGCGGGATGACCAGGTCGACCAGGCCGCGGGCGGTGACCAGCGCCCGCACGTCGTCGCGGCCGCCCTCGAGCAGCTGCACCGCGTCGGCGGGCAGCCCGCGCTCGGCGAGCGTGCCGCGCAGCACGTCGACCAGCGCCGCGTTGGTGCTCGCGGCCGCGCTGCCCCCGCGCAGGATCATCGCGTTGCCCGACTTCAGGCCGAGCCCCGCCGCGTCGACGGTGACGTTGGGCCGGGCCTCGTAGATCATTCCGACGACACCCATCGGCACCCGCACCTGCGTGATCTGCAGTCCGTTGGCCAGCGTCGAGCCGCGCACCACCTCACCGATCGGGTCGGGCAGCGCCGCGAGGTCACGCAGGGCCTGCGCCACCGCGCTCACCCGCTCCGGCGTGAGCCGCAGCCGGTCCAGCAGGTTGGCCCGGGTGCCGGCCTCCTCGCCGCGGCGGACGTCGTCGGCGTTGGCCGCGACGACGCGCTCGCTCGCCTGCTCGACCGCGTCGGCCATCGCGAGCAGCGCGGCGTCCTTCTCGGCGCGCGGCAGCAGCGCCAGGCGACGGGAGGCGACCCGCGCCGCCTCGGCGGCGACCCGCACCCGCTCGACGGACTCTTCGCTCATGCCTCCAGCGTACGAGCCGCCCGACTCCCGCGCCCGAGGCAGCCGAGTCCTGGGCACACCGCGTCGGGGGCAACAGGCCTACGCCTGCGCCGGGGTCTCCTTGCGGCTGTTGCGCATGCTCTTGATCATGATCACCACGACGATCGCGATGGTGATGTAGGTGCTGTAGCGCGCGATCAGCGAGACGGCGTCCTTGGCCGGCTCACCGATGCGGTAGCCGAGGTAGAAGTAGAACAGCCGGTTGGTGAGCGCCCCGAGGAAGTCGATGAGCAGGAACGTGCGCAGCCGCATCCGGGCCGCGCCGACGAACGCGAAGACGACCGCGCTCGGCAGGAACGGCACCAGCCAGACCAGGTAGGTGGCGATGCCGCCGAACCGCTCGGCCAGGCGCTCGGCGTGGTGCGCGGTGCGTGCCGCCCAGCGCGAGCGGCCGGCGATGATCTCGATCATGCCGCGGCCCCACAGCCGGCCGGCCCACCAGAAGATCCAGTCGAACTTCATCACCGACAGCGCGGCGATGGTCACCCACATCCACCACTGCGGCTCGCCGCCGAGGCGCAGCCCGGCCCCGATGTCGACCATCGCGATCGTCGATCCGGTGATGATGGCGAGGGCATAGGTGCTCATGCCGAGGATCAGCGGCCGCAGCGGCAGCATGACCAGGCCGTAGACCCCGAGCAGCGCGAACGCGATCCAGCAGCGCTTGTCGGCCGCGGTGGGCTCGCCCTTCCACGGCAGGCGGGGGTCGTCCCACCACTCCTTGCGCTCCGCGGCGACGCTCTGCTCGACCTGCTCCTGGTCGCTGAGCGCGTCCTCGGAGCGGGTCGCGCCCGTACGTCGGGGAGCCTGGCCCGGCTCGCCGCCCGCGGGCGTCTCGCTCGCCGGCTCCTCGCTCACGGGCTTGTCGGCCTCGTCGGTCACGGAGCTCCCCCTCGTCGCAGCACTACCAGATCATCGCGGTGCACCAGCTCGCGCTCGTAGGCGGGTCCCAGCTCGCGGGCCAGCTCCTTGGTGCTGCGGCCGAGCAGCGCGGGCACCTCGGCGCTGGCGTAGTTGACCAGGCCGCGGGCCACCGGCCGCCGCTGCTGGTCGACCAGGTCGACCGCGTCGCCCTCGCCGAACCGGCCGGTCACCTCGACCACCCCGGCCGGCAGCAGCGACTTGCCCCGCCGCGTCACGGCCTCGACCGCGCCGTCGTCGAGCACCAGCGAGCCGCGCGCGGTGGTCGCGTGCGCCAGCCACAGCCGG
It includes:
- a CDS encoding DedA family protein; translated protein: MTDEADKPVSEEPASETPAGGEPGQAPRRTGATRSEDALSDQEQVEQSVAAERKEWWDDPRLPWKGEPTAADKRCWIAFALLGVYGLVMLPLRPLILGMSTYALAIITGSTIAMVDIGAGLRLGGEPQWWMWVTIAALSVMKFDWIFWWAGRLWGRGMIEIIAGRSRWAARTAHHAERLAERFGGIATYLVWLVPFLPSAVVFAFVGAARMRLRTFLLIDFLGALTNRLFYFYLGYRIGEPAKDAVSLIARYSTYITIAIVVVIMIKSMRNSRKETPAQA
- a CDS encoding glutamate-5-semialdehyde dehydrogenase, which codes for MSEESVERVRVAAEAARVASRRLALLPRAEKDAALLAMADAVEQASERVVAANADDVRRGEEAGTRANLLDRLRLTPERVSAVAQALRDLAALPDPIGEVVRGSTLANGLQITQVRVPMGVVGMIYEARPNVTVDAAGLGLKSGNAMILRGGSAAASTNAALVDVLRGTLAERGLPADAVQLLEGGRDDVRALVTARGLVDLVIPRGGADLIQTVVTTATVPVIETGIGNVHVYVDAAADLDMARAIAVNSKTHRPSVCNAAESLLVHEAVAEEFLPKVLAELGGAGVLVHGDERTATFAEQAGAAYDAVTDEDWAAEHLALEMSVGVVPSLDAAIEHITTYGSQHTESIVTEDRSAARRFVAEIDAAVVMVNASTRFTDGGEFGFGAEIGISTQKLHARGPMALQELTSTKWIVQGDGQVRA